From the genome of Amyelois transitella isolate CPQ chromosome 22, ilAmyTran1.1, whole genome shotgun sequence:
CctatcttttttctattggtgccgggaaccacacagcactatcTACTCGTATGTGCCTATTCATATCGGAGCATTTGAATGTGAAAATGTAAAGAGTGTTTATGGGCCATATTATGTGCCGTGTCCTGAAACCAATGTTGTTTTCAGTTGCGTTGAAGACTACATAATGAATCTGGTCTTCGAGACCCCAGCTGTACCAGCAGACAAGGAGTACGTTCAGGGAATATTCCAACTGGAGGatataaatacaaagtttGGAATTTACACGCTTACAATTCCAGCGTAAGTCCCaagatagattttttattggttattTTGAGTAAATTTGACCTCAGTTTgtctaaaaacaaaataagggcTGTGGTTGTGTCTTGAgtcacatttattttgtttattttgacatcACAGACGTCTTACTTACTAACTCGACTCACAAACtttgaaatttatgtaatatttttgtatttttttacattttctaaGGGGTTGTAGACATATAACTGtaagtatacaaaaaaatcctACATTCAGAAAGTTTGTTGGGGAAGGGAGTGAACCCTCAGTAAATATACTTTCTATAACATCGGGTCATAGCAAACTTGAGGTCAAACATGAAGACAGATTAAGTACATAcctaattaatgaaatatttttgtctccAGAAAACGCCATCCATACCGCGGGAAGAAAGACTGAATCCAAAAGAGGCTGACATTATTTAATACCAAATATATCATTCATACTTTCATGTACATTTTCAATgtagtaataataaacatttttgtaatttccATAGTGCAATCCCGACTGTGTTAAATCCAGACCGACTGAATTCAGAATCGTGTCAAAAGCCGCACCCCTGGCTCTACTCTAGAAAGATGAAGATCTAACGTCAAGATGAAGAAGATAGTGTAGTCCAGAAACCTACTTTATTCTCTATCATTCTTAAACATTCAGATAGTGtcgacagattgctagcccatagttGAAAAGAAGGAAACTTGCCTTGGTCGACTTTAACGGTCTACACGGAAAGAGAAGCAACTTACACACACTATGGTTTTTCTTCGCTAACACATTTtactaattcaaatttttgatCCAGAATGTTCCGTACCAGTATATCACGAGCGTTATAGGAcaagaaattacttttaaaatgtataaaggAATTATAATAGCTTATCTTTAAACCAGAGTACAACTACTTACAGTTCAActatcaattaataaatttccaAGCATTCTTTCTGCCGTAGGTAATATTAACCATAAGTTCTCTTGCATTTTCATCGTTCTCTACGAGCAAATCAGTGAGTAAATCTATATGAAACCACTTGAAAAGGAGTCTCTCTTGCGTGGTCAACACATCTATCAGCTGATGTCTCTTCGATATGTTTTTCGTTTTAAGAGTACAAGCTCTGTAACTGCGCAGAGCAAACCTTATAAAATTCTTCACCGCCTCGTCAGTTTTACTCATTAAAAATCCCATTTTATACAACGATTGATCCTTGAATTCTGCCCTTAGTAACTGCATCCCAACCATTTTGTTTCTCGTCGTGTAAATAAGCTGTTTCATAAGCTCGTTGAGTCTATATCTTACGTAATGGGGGTCCCACAGTCCTTCTTTAGGCTCTTCACGATTGTATTCTCCCGGTCTGAAGACgttgtgtaaataaaatccCTCGGCAGCCCTACGACCACCTCTATCCAACACAATCTTCGGATCacctttttcaattttcagAGATAAAAGTTCATCAGTCTCATCTATTCTGGCCATAATCTTATCTAAATGTTCCTTAGTTGAAAACAGTTTGCCGGCTTTCTTACATTCTTCCTCAATACTTTGATGTACAGTAAGAATATCGAATTTCTTCGCGTAATCTTTATATAGCCAGTCTTTCGTCTGTGCGTTCTTGTTGTTTCCAATATTTCTCCTGAATAGATCGTTTATTTCCGCGTGAGTGACAAGAACTATGATGTAGTACGTAAATgttactgaaataaatatatttatatgatattttGCATGTATTAAGGCGTACCacataaatattagttttgaTAAATAGGTCTTAGTTACGCCTGCAAAAAGTACTGAATATCAAAACgcgttttttctttttaattagtaaACAACATCTTGTAAATGTGAATAAAGTTAGGAAAAAGTTCATCTAGTAGTTATCGGTTTTATTACTAttcggtaaaaaaaatttgctatggaaaaaaaataacaatatataataacatacgAACAATGGTtaactggtagataatgcttctagcattaagtccgccaattgtgctatacatttatattttgtgcaatgaagtttaaataaataaataatcacctatttgattttaaatttgaaattttactttataccTACTTTACTACATTAAATATGGTCTTATTTTTTGATGTGATGTACGGACAAGACACCaattaattcttattaatataaatcataataaaaactaaataaacaaaaatctaaaaatttcGTACCTAACAACATACTTAATGGATTGAACACGTTTCCCTCATCACtagttaaattattgttttcaattGAGTATTTTCTTAGTACTTATTTCAATTGGTTTGGTCTTTTCAACAACACTTTcatgtttttctttaatataataagtagatCCATGTGAGTAGGTACTGTTTGTAAAACTAAGCAAGTCAAAAACATCCAATAAATGATAAAGCTTTTTTATGGCCAAAATAATGACTAAAGACTGAAAGCAGAAATCTtgacaaaacatttttatacatataattttactgtgaatgaaagaatttaaattaaaaattatggtaAGGGATAACATCAAAAGGAAATCTGCACCTTCAGACAACTAAGTAGATTTGTAATCATGATCCGATATGGGTTAAGTTGCGGTGGTCAGTATGGAGTCactttttgtaaaaacctgagtTTCGACGACATATTTACCagtacatgcatacataggtataatcacgtctttatcccttggggggtagacagagccaaccgttttgaacagactgataggccacgtcaactgtttggctcaatgaaaGAAgcatctcaaatttataagcctatcccttagtcgccttttacgacactcGTGGGAATGGATTAGgtaattctattctttttctaatagtgccgggaatgCACGACACATTTACTATTACTTACCAAAAATGgaaatattataagaaattattCTACTCTGTTTGTAGTAGTGACAATAACCGATGACAAACCTTTACTCTGTCTGTAAATCTCTGTAAATTACTGACCAAAACCAATGGATAAACGTATCGTCCAAAGAACGAACAATTAAGTATTCAATAAACAAGGAAACTGCcaacgtaggtacctatcaaataagtaaataatgtttttaataaatatgaggTTTTAATAATCGCAATTATAACTTAACAATCGTAATCATAATGAAGTTTTTAATTACCATGAATAGTTATAGCAGATCTATTACGAAATCTTTTCTGCAGACCTATAAGTTGTTGTCGTAGGACAATGGAAGATCTTGTCCCATAAGTCCCATGGGAGAAGTCAGGCACTAGATGCGTAGCCATTATCCGATTTGGGTTTTTTTTGCTACAATATCTCCAATccgttattttttctttcatgcatacacatggtcacgtctatatcccttgtggggtagacaaagccaacagtcttgaaaagactgatcggccacgttcagctatttggcttaggtaatgatagaattgagattcaaatagtgacagattgctagcccatcgcctaaaaaagaatcccaaatttgggagcctatcccttagtcaccttttacgacatccatgggaaagagatggagtgattctattcttttttgtattggtgccgggaaccacacggcatctttTCGTTCAATTTATTGATAAACCCTTGTCGGTAGTTAAGaatctgttattttaaaaaaagccgTGGTGGCCGCcatgatgccgtgtggttccagggtTCTTAGAACTTAGAAAGTACTTCTATTATTCTTCACGTCAATGGATAAAGGGTATTAAatctatacataaatatagataaaaccACATGGGAACGTAGGGTTAATTGGTTCATTGTTCATGAAGTTGCTCTGTGATGTAGTGACactctatataattatatctatgaCAACCCgatttctttaaaactacCGAAAAATGTAGTTTAACTTTTCTAGCAACACTGAGTTGAAATAATATTGCCATAATATAAACTTTCCACTTTTTGTGGGAAACAGTGGAATAGTAGAAATTGTGAAGGAAGCTGTCCATTACGTATAGTGAAGATCGAAGCTTCGGGATCAACTCCAGAATCGTGGTCAAAGATGGAGCCCGACCAGTTCCCTTCCCCAAAGTGAGCACGCAACTTCACCAGAATTCTatacacaaatacaaaatattttcacaactTGTAGTATAGCAGCAGTATAAGTGTATTTGAACAAGACCTTTCATCTTTTTCCCTGATTTATAAAGatgtttattcataaaaaatgtttacttcTAGTAGCGCGACGCTATTTGTGTGTTATCATCGTTAACTGCTCATCaactttaaaactaattattgaCATGTTGTTTCATCTATTTTTCTTCTACAACTTATTAGATAAGAGGCTGTGTCGTAGAAGAACGCAATCAAGAAAATTTAATGACGATGTAAATATAGTAGAAGGTTTACTTAGCCAATtcgattcaaatatttttgatcatAGTAAGTTCTGCAAGGTATGGTAATTTTTATAaccaaatttatttcttttacaaataaaaattattagtaaaagataaaatatatataattttctttttgaaaaaaaatatttgtatttattcataaaaataaattatattaaacatggagaaaaataaaataaaaaaatcggcTTATTATTTTGACTTTACGGAAATTTATAATCGATACCTTGCAAcactgaaaatatatttgtctTGTTTGTACTGTACTTAGTGATGTCACGAATGTCATCCGCCATTGAAATTCATTTTAGCCGAGAATTGAAATAAGTTGTACCTTTCATAATCGGCAGAAATCTATTTAATCTTTAAACCTTTACTTAATCTATTTAGCCATATTCCGTGCACAAACAATATATCCGATGGCAGACAGAGATACAGATGAGTTAAACATcgataatgtaattaaaaaattactaaaaggTAAATGTTGATATTGTCGGAAGTATAAACATTAGAGTGATATCCgtttattttctgaatattgGATTAAATAGTGTTATGCAGTGTTGTTCTATTCAGTGAAATAAGTGTTATTTTGATGTGAGAATGTTTATACTTGGTTGTTTTCAGTACGAGGCGAGAAGCCTGGTATGAATGTACAGTTGACAGAAATTGAAATCAAAGGGCTATGCTTGAAATCGCGGGAAATATTCCTCTCACAACCGATATTACTTGAATTAGAAGCCCCGCTGAAGATATGCGGTAAGTTTATGTCAATAAATCTGAAGTCAAAATACTATCTttctacctacctactttccAGATCTCAAAATCCGTTACACTTACTCAAATTGTGGAACAAAATCTGTCCTATTTAACATTAATAtgatcttttttttcaaatttaatttaatcttacCATCCAAGggtttatgtttgtaatgattaattttcaaCATTCAGTTTACATGAAATTGTTTTCagtttgtcatatttttatgtaattacttTACCCTACTATGACAAAGTTCTAATCTCTCCAAAATTTGATTTCtttgatatacataaaatcataaattttcaCTAATTATAATCAGATTAAAAGTAAGTTGAGAaagtacattaataaaatattcagtgTCAAAATGAGAGTGGTTTCTCTGTTATCTCAAACGAaagttctttaaaataatatatgcaAGTAATGAATATACTGAGAATAATGTAGTCCTGCTTTGTGTTTTagatataggtactttaaccTGTCAAGAATAGACCATAGAAATATTCAAGTTTTAATGAAAGAAGAAAATTATCATGATGAAAtctattttagtttttcttctcaaggctttaaatttatttaaaaatgtattttgcaataaataaataaatgtatcaaGGTTGTTCATCTTAATTtcagtacctaaataaatgaacagtaaatatttttgatgtagTTATTATGGTATCAATAACAATGTTACAATAATATCATAACATTTTGATTACAAAAGTGTTAGaagtacctataaaaaatTCTGTGCCTTAAAGTATAATGggctattaaaattattaaaatatgcactcttttttaataattttatctgtttGTTGTTATACAGCTTTAgtttgtaaagactgaaatagCAAATATATACTACAATCGTTTTTGATAGTTGTAAAATGCAATTTTAGATAAGtgcatataggtacataaccTTAgacaaatcaatttttttcaaaccTGGTCAGCTAGCCATATTttccaatttatattataaaagtcatagaaaaggcttataaacttgggatacttcttgcAATATTCTAAAAGGATGCCTAGTTAGTGCATAGTTTAGACATGGGTGATTCATTCTGCGGCACACATTGCATACCATTCTCTTCTTCCTTTCGGCATTCTCTGGAGAGGTGGAGCCTGTGGTGTGCATTTCTACAATGATAGGTTCATATACCATTATTATAACATGTAAATTTTTCAGGTGACATTCACGGACAGTACTATGACTTGTTAAGACTGTTTGAATACGGAGGTTTCCCACCAGAATCAAACTATCTCTTCCTCGGAGACTACGTGGATCGTGGTAAACAGTCCCTGGAAACAATCTGCTTATTGCTCGCGTACAAGATAAAATACCCCGAGAATTTCTTCCTATTAAGAGGCAACCATGAGTGCGCTAGCATCAATAGGATTTATgggtaagttattttataatatactaagGCTTTGCCTGGCTTCGGACATTTCAAAAGGAACAAAATCCATCCACTACTTTCGAAGATTGGTGCATACTTTCAGTGATGTCATttgttttacaataataatacatatgcTTCCGTTTGGTTGTGTTGGTTTCtgtcagaataaaaaaagagctcaatatttggaaaatataagagactaaaataaaaaccattaATACCTTAGATTCTGtttacttaatataaattttcttctaAGTATATGAAAACAAACAGCCCAAACTGCCAGTCCAGTCATTTCAAATttggtattatattattggtaGCGAACCTCCTTTCCAAATTATATACGTCGACATTActtacacaaaatttcattacatGTGGTCCATTTtgctgatttatttaaaaaactgaataaaatagTTTCTGTACGCAACAATGTAATCTGACCTATTTCCTTACAAATTCAAGGTATCAGACATGGataggtattaaatatttgggGTCGTCATGGGAAGTGAATGCGACGCGCCGTGTGGTCATGCACCAGTGAGGGCACGAACCTGTTATATCTCTCTCCATTAACTGACCTTCGCTAAACAATTCTTTAAATCACCATTGGGTATATGCTATCTCTTATGACAAAAACTCTGCCTAGAAAAGTCAGATGAGATGAAAGCTAGAAGGTACTCTCCAAATATGGTTACTCATCAGAATGTacatactatttgaattttcttACTTCGGTGTTGATTTAAGTGATTTTACTAAACATGTTAATCCGTCATTATCGCCTAAATAgctattgtatttattttctctgtcGCCAAACATTAACCACAGCGCTTTACTGCCAACAATATTTAGGTTGGACTAAATATTACTCCCTGTGGTACGCCATCGTTATTTTATTGGGCCCTCAAAGCGTTAGTCATTGCACTGATTCATTACAAGTCAGGCCGTATATGGTTGTTAGAAGACACGTTCTAAtcgattgtaatttttatgaatgCGTATGTCGGACTTCATATTTATCATGCTCTATCAGTAGCTGATTACGAATCAAGATCCTATTTTGATTCACCAATTAATACCTTGGTTTCGTTAGAACTTAAATCTCAGGggatttacaattatttaatacgTTTTTAGTATGTTTCGTACGGTTATGAGAAAGTGGACCCAGGGCCTTTGTGTGTTGGTGTGAAGGCAAAGGAATTCGCTTAGATACGTGCGTTATTAACGTccgttattaatttttattttattattgtttaaagttGTCTATGATAAGCCATTTATTTACAAGAGTAACCGTAACGGATGAATTTGGTGAATGTAGACGAACGAAAATAATTGTCAGGAATCGtgacaaataaaaagtttctGCCTCTGGGAAAAAAGTGctattataatgtatatatacataatttatatttcaacagATGACTTGATGAATTTATGATAGAACGATGTTACATTTGACTATCTTGTTTGATTTATCGTACAACCGTTGATTAGATCttgtttttcacaaatttGCGTCTCGACCTTATCCTTACCATGAAGATCATTGACTTTAGGCGTCCAAGCTTCTTTGTTATTGCATGTCGCAACATCTTTAATGTTTGTGATGACATCATCCCTAATCTCGTGATTACAATCTGTCGCGATAATCCGTGATCGATGATGCGTACTTGTTATCACATGTACTTCAACTTCATCGCGATTGTTTCAACTTAGTCGCATTGCTTCCTCGTttgtcttaatatttttttggttcgTTGCTATTTCTTAGAATGCTTtagatattcttttttttaattagtttatt
Proteins encoded in this window:
- the LOC132903197 gene encoding uncharacterized protein LOC132903197 codes for the protein MATHLVPDFSHGTYGTRSSIVLRQQLIGLQKRFRNRSAITIHVTFTYYIIVLVTHAEINDLFRRNIGNNKNAQTKDWLYKDYAKKFDILTVHQSIEEECKKAGKLFSTKEHLDKIMARIDETDELLSLKIEKGDPKIVLDRGGRRAAEGFYLHNVFRPGEYNREEPKEGLWDPHYVRYRLNELMKQLIYTTRNKMVGMQLLRAEFKDQSLYKMGFLMSKTDEAVKNFIRFALRSYRACTLKTKNISKRHQLIDVLTTQERLLFKWFHIDLLTDLLVENDENARELMVNITYGRKNAWKFIN